From Medicago truncatula cultivar Jemalong A17 chromosome 7, MtrunA17r5.0-ANR, whole genome shotgun sequence, a single genomic window includes:
- the LOC112416553 gene encoding putative F-box/LRR-repeat protein At5g41840, with translation MAEEDRMSGLPDELLCEILSFLPSEEFPSTSLLSKRWRRVWLGMPNADRISILPDELLCRILSLLPAKQIMVTSLLSRRWRSLRPRMTEINIDDTSYIHDRDAYDRYYHVIALFLFEMKIHHPIMKTVTILSASPFFNPLPLWLGCLQVQHLDVTSSATLCLCVPYKVLNSTALVVLKLNALTIDYVHRSSTNLPSLKILHLTQVHFLKLKFLIKILSMSPLLEDLLLKDLQVTDNTLAHDDAAALKPFPKLLRADVSESSISAFLLPLKLFYNVQFLRSQVLLQTLEQDFSTTQFLNLTHMDLIFHDGYYWISLMKFICACPSLQTLTIHNIGGDYDDHNNNWP, from the coding sequence ATGGCAGAAGAAGATAGGATGAGTGGTTTACCCGATGAATTGCTATGTGAAATCCTGTCATTTTTACCCTCAGAGGAATTCCCGAGCACAAGCCTTCTCTCAAAGCGATGGAGGCGAGTCTGGCTAGGGATGCCAAATGCAGATAGAATCAGTATTTTACCTGATGAACTGCTATGTCGCATCCTATCTCTTTTGCCTGCAAAACAAATCATGGTCACATCCCTTCTCTCAAGGCGCTGGAGATCACTCCGTCCAAGAATGACGGAAATCAACATTGATGACACTAGCTATATCCATGACCGCGACGCTTATGACAGATATTATCATGTCATCGccttgtttttgtttgaaatgaaaATCCATCATCCTATCATGAAAACGGTTACTATTCTCTCTGCATCTCCCTTCTTTAATCCGTTACCTTTATGGCTTGGTTGTCTTCAAGTTCAACATCTCGATGTAACTTCTTCCGCCACCCTTTGCCTTTGTGTACCATATAAGGTTCTAAATTCCACAGCTCTCGTTGTTTTGAAGTTGAATGCCTTGACTATAGACTATGTTCATAGATCTTCTACTAATTTGCCTTCCCTTAAAATCCTTCACTTGACCCAAGTGCATTTTCTAAAGCTTAAATTTCTTATCAAGATTCTCTCTATGTCTCCGCTTCTTGAGGATCTGCTCTTGAAAGATTTACAAGTTACCGACAATACTCTTGCTCATGATGATGCTGCTGCTTTGAAACCCTTCCCTAAATTGCTCCGAGCCGACGTTTCTGAGTCTTCTATTTCTGCGTTTTTGCTGCCCTTGAAACTCTTTTACAATGTCCAGTTTCTACGGTCACAAGTGCTGCTACAAACACTAGAACAAGATTTTTCAACCACTCAATTTCTCAATTTAACTCACATGGACCTTATCTTTCATGACGGATATTATTGGATTTCCCTAATGAAATTCATCTGTGCCTGCCCCTCTCTTCAAACTCTCACCATTCACAATATTGGAGGAGACTATGATGATCACAATAATAATTGGCCGTAG